In Brettanomyces nanus chromosome 3, complete sequence, a single genomic region encodes these proteins:
- a CDS encoding uncharacterized protein (BUSCO:EOG09342KK5) — protein sequence MNIVNGSNSTNGINGTNGTNGTNGTNGTNGTNGTNGSNGNDGRGAPTGSSAPNAIEHTTSRRNNTQAYLINLLNRIQPGPGMTRQQKLQQMIRTGELKREDIVLLQRHQQYLKQQQQQQRQKQQQIQQVQQAARRNVAPGGKNLSPSLIPEKSTSSGFQQQQQQQQQQQQQQQQQQQQQQQQQQQQQQQQQQQQQQQQQQRQQQQQQHPQRTFLGLTQEQLAKLTPQQRKTLMLQQLRRRARTQRFYESNAEILKKYEKYPASLELHIHENHYRFGNKDTVIPKNSPTIKEFLKYVARGDIPEALMEVIRDGGIQMYDGSLILKVFDHRNIEESTLEGSRSGKASAANNTGTENDGLVITGSTDAKLNANTNTSSSNVANSPTALKPKEYRTILRMTQLALYDDLAMQTDSQQFHDTFALTFESEVLTAADRSINLQPILNPYLYDRTLRPDYELMAPQYNTDTDAVIFCHRDDAREIDDNGKRLLEPITCYNFKYKPLHEDLSRSNSKYEQLMTILSQTYRHSNRISEPSKELGDEPADFERLRFIEMWRRKLAVLKQQAMNNSLKQQLGAGGASTASISPTGAGMIRGNNSMPGTASAATGFGGFMTQQERAMLNQRQFMSQRHKEQMAAASVSGSVSNSSANSKSGSPGMETGKKGGRKRAERKRKPRKPTKKQLAAQAAVTAATAAAAGAAGAASTTTDHSAVAGKAPPAASYEPPAKKRKTYKRRKKDTAAAVKAEN from the coding sequence ATGAACATCGTCAATGGGTCCAATAGTACCAATGGTATCAATGGTACTAATGGTACTAATGGTACTAATGGTACTAATGGTACTAATGGTACTAATGGTACTAACGGTTCCAATGGTAATGATGGTCGTGGTGCTCCTACCGGTTCTAGCGCGCCTAATGCTATTGAGCATACAAcctcaagaagaaacaacaCGCAAGCTTATCTAATCAATCTTTTAAATCGAATCCAACCTGGTCCTGGCATGACTCGGCAGCAGAAGCTTCAGCAAATGATTCGCACTGGCGAGTTAAAGCGTGAAGATATAGTATTACTTCAGAGGCATCAGCAGTATCTcaagcagcagcagcaacaacaacgacAGAAGCAACAGCAGATACAACAGGTACAACAGGCTGCCAGGAGGAATGTAGCCCCTGGTGGGAAGAATCTTTCGCCAAGTCTTATTCCTGAAAAGTCGACCTCTTCTGGGtttcagcagcaacaacagcagcaacaacaacagcaacagcaacagcaacaacaacagcaacaacagcaacaacagcaacagcaacaacagcaacaacagcaacagcaacaacagcaacagcaacagcaacggcaacaacagcagcagcaacatcCACAGAGAACGTTCCTGGGTCTTACACAAGAACAGCTGGCTAAACTTACACCGCAGCAGCGTAAAACTCTCATGCTGCAGCAGCTCAGAAGACGGGCTAGAACCCAAAGGTTCTACGAAAGTAATGCAGAGATTCTCAAAAAATACGAGAAGTATCCCGCATCTCTGGAACTACATATACATGAGAATCACTACAGATTTGGTAACAAAGATACTGTGATTCCTAAGAATTCTCCTACAATCAAGGAGTTCTTGAAGTACGTTGCTCGCGGCGATATTCCTGAGGCACTTATGGAAGTGATTCGTGATGGGGGTATACAGATGTATGATGGAAGCTTAATTCTGAAGGTCTTTGATCATCGAAATATAGAGGAATCTACTTTAGAGGGAAGCCGATCTGGAAAAGCAAGTGCAGCTAATAATACAGGTACAGAAAACGATGGCCTGGTCATCACAGGCTCTACTGATGCTAAGCTCAACGCTAACACTAATACCAGTTCTTCGAATGTTGCCAATTCCCCCACGGCTCTTAAGCCTAAAGAGTATCGTACCATTCTACGAATGACACAGCTCGCACTATATGATGACCTCGCCATGCAGACTGACTCCCAACAGTTTCACGATACTTTCGCGCTGACGTTTGAAAGTGAGGTGCTCACGGCCGCCGATAGAAGTATCAACTTACAACCTATTTTGAACCCATATCTCTATGATAGGACACTGCGACCAGATTACGAGCTGATGGCTCCTCAGTACAATACAGACACCGATGCCGTTATCTTCTGTCATAGAGATGATGCCAGGGAGATCGATGACAATGGTAAGCGCCTTTTAGAGCCAATCACATGCTACAATTTCAAATACAAGCCTCTTCATGAGGATTTGTCAAGATCCAATTCTAAATATGAGCAGTTGATGACTATATTGAGCCAAACGTACCGCCACAGCAACAGGATTTCCGAGCCAAGCAAGGAACTTGGAGATGAACCAGCAGATTTCGAAAGACTTCGGTTTATTGAGATGTGGCGTAGGAAGCTGGCCGTATTGAAGCAGCAGGCTATGAACAATTCGCTGAAGCAACAACTTGGAGCGGGAGGGGCTTCAACTGCTTCGATATCTCCAACGGGAGCGGGTATGATAAGGGGAAATAATTCTATGCCTGGTACTGCGTCTGCTGCTACAGGATTTGGTGGATTCATGACACAGCAAGAGCGTGCTATGTTGAACCAGCGGCAGTTCATGAGCCAGAGGCATAAGGAGCAGATGGCTGCTGCCAGTGTCTCCGGTAGTgtatcaaattcaagtGCCAATTCGAAATCTGGTTCCCCTGGTATGGAAACTGGTAAAAAGggtggaagaaagagagcagaaaggaagagaaagcctAGAAAACCTACAAAGAAGCAGTTAGCTGCCCAGGCGGCAGTGACAGCGGCTacggcagcagcagcaggagcagcaggagcagcGTCAACCACGACAGATCATTCGGCCGTTGCTGGAAAGGCCCCTCCAGCGGCATCTTATGAGCCTCCTGcgaaaaagagaaagacctacaaaagaagaaagaaagataccGCAGCCGCAGTCAAAGCTGAAAACTGA
- a CDS encoding uncharacterized protein (BUSCO:EOG09341P4G~EggNog:ENOG41) — protein MNQLLNLQQDVGKDSSSNTSPFTSSPQQVPAMNFSGTFNNDFVTTPSSTPSSSSSSSQSYPFNAPQFVPSSTSSYFKIFQNQLQPGSSQLNYQFPPSTAPLIAAQQLNASESRLFQSQVTPQTQGSLVNTGFPKGHLANLIESANPDIPAASTVTATPQLLPDIGTAPSRTVYLGNVPNFISAYELLNHVRSGIVESVKIIPSKNCAFVSFLDENSAMLFHSDAILKRLTIGNHEIKVGWGKSTPVQTIVASCVTRYHATRNVYLGNLPEDTTESELASDLAEYGEIETVKVLSEKRIAFVHFTSIIAAIRCVQSLPLVPKYRDRKVFYGKDRCAFITKTQQHNAAQYLGLNPNSDNFLRQVDREMIANALVQQSNAASMIATAAGGVSNMGNRTIYLGNLHPDTTIEEICNVVRGGILQNVRPIPERHVCFVTFVDPISAAQFYAMSSLHGLIIHNRKIKVGWGKHSGPLPNSLSLAVGNGASRNIYIGGLDKIPEISFTREKLFEDFKEFGEIEQINFFEERHCCFVNFTNISNALKAIDGIHNNPDYEKCKINFGKDRCGNIPRQFQLGEHHSSTNSSHSNSSGSGSGSGSGSGSGSGSGSGYGSGSVSKPASSTPSQQSSSTLDILRYPLYASDKPPPLRPLHQQSQFGLMTPSSSTSSELQSPRKDLDDDSSDNGFVNDGAGKYGPLGIMMGGHH, from the coding sequence atGAACCAACTGTTGAACTTACAGCAGGATGTCGGgaaagattcttcttcaaatacttcGCCCTTTACGAGCTCTCCTCAACAAGTTCCTGCCATGAACTTTTCAGGTACTTTCAACAATGACTTTGTCActactccttcttcaactccatcttcttcttcttcctcttctcaATCATATCCCTTTAATGCGCCACAGTTTGTTCCTTCTTCGACTTCGTCTTActtcaagatctttcaGAATCAACTGCAGCCCGGATCATCTCAGCTCAACTATCAATTCCCTCCCTCTACTGCTCCGCTTATTGCCGCTCAGCAACTAAATGCCTCTGAATCTCGACTTTTTCAGTCTCAAGTGACTCCTCAAACTCAGGGATCTCTTGTCAATACAGGCTTCCCTAAAGGCCATCTTGCAAATCTTATTGAGTCTGCTAATCCAGATATTCCTGCTGCCTCCACGGTTACAGCCACCCCTCAACTTTTACCCGATATTGGTACCGCTCCATCCAGAACTGTCTACTTGGGAAACGTCCCTAATTTTATTTCTGCTTACGAACTCTTGAATCATGTTCGCTCCGGCATTGTCGAGTCGGTAAAGATCATTCCTTCGAAGAACTGCGCTTTTGTGTCCTTTTTGGATGAGAATTCAGCAATGCTTTTTCACTCAGATGCCATTTTAAAACGACTTACCATTGGAAACCATGAAATCAAGGTCGGATGGGGTAAATCCACTCCAGTTCAAACCATTGTGGCTTCCTGTGTCACAAGATATCATGCTACGAGAAACGTTTATCTGGGTAATTTACCCGAGGATACTACTGAATCAGAACTAGCCTCTGATCTTGCTGAGTACGGTGAGATTGAAACCGTTAAAGTTCTTTCTGAAAAACGTATCGCTTTCGTTCACTTTACCTCCATAATTGCTGCCATTCGCTGTGTTCAGAGCCTCCCTCTGGTTCCCAAGTATAGAGATCGTAAAGTGTTCTACGGAAAGGATAGATGCGCTTTTATTACTAAGACTCAACAGCATAATGCTGCGCAGTATTTGGGCTTGAATCCGAACTCTGACAACTTTTTGCGTCAGGTGGATCGTGAAATGATTGCCAATGCGTTGGTCCAACAATCGAATGCGGCATCCATGATCGCCACCGCTGCGGGAGGCGTTTCCAATATGGGTAATAGAACTATCTATCTTGGGAACCTTCACCCCGACACCACTATAGAAGAGATCTGCAATGTAGTTCGTGGAGGAATCCTTCAAAATGTTCGTCCCATTCCAGAGCGCCATGTTTGCTTTGTAACCTTCGTGGATCCTATCTCTGCCGCCCAGTTTTACGCTATGTCGTCGCTGCATGGACTTATTATCCATAACAGGAAGATCAAGGTTGGTTGGGGAAAGCATTCAGGTCCGCTTCCAAATTCTCTTAGTCTTGCTGTTGGTAATGGTGCATCCAGAAATATCTATATTGGTGGTCTTGATAAGATTCCAGAGATTTCCTTTACCAGAGAAAAGCTATTTGaagacttcaaagaattcGGAGAGATCGAAcaaatcaatttctttgaagaacgTCATTGCTGCTTCGTCAATTTTACAAACATCTCGAACGCCTTAAAGGCAATCGACGGGATTCATAACAACCCAGATTATGAAAAATGCAAGATCAATTTTGGTAAAGACCGTTGCGGCAATATTCCACGTCAATTCCAACTGGGAGAACATCATTCCTCTACAAATTCTTCCCATTCTAATAGTAGTGGTTCTGGTTCTGGTTCTGGTTCTGGTTCAGGCTCTGGCTCTGGCTCTGGCTCTGGCTACGGGTCGGGATCAGTTTCCAAACCCGCTAGCTCTACGCCATCCCAAcagtcttcttctactcTGGATATCTTAAGATACCCACTCTACGCTTCTGATAAACCTCCTCCTTTGCGCCCGCTACACCAGCAATCCCAATTCGGTCTCATGACTCCATCTAGTTCCACTTCAAGTGAACTTCAGAGCCCTCGAAAAGACCTCGACGACGATAGCAGCGATAATGGGTTTGTTAATGATGGTGCTGGTAAATATGGACCTTTGGGAATCATGATGGGAGGTCATCATTAA
- a CDS encoding uncharacterized protein (EggNog:ENOG41): MSPILRAMNSVSKWLDSHGGESRGIHRYLPEERANTNLTRAFISIYGLWISGCGGLTSMSSYFLGPLLFGLGYKDTLLCGIFGTIFGCLVAAYCATMGPRSGLRQMCSARYLFGPYMVRFVSLITIIGFLGWSVTNSVLGGEILSEINGGGLSLSLGVTIVCLVSLVVAIFGIHYLLKFESLVGLLVIIVVMLMYIIAGPYVTQYHNLQSLPGTNAVTKIGARISFFNLAYSVTATWGGCAADYYVVLPETVTQRRVFISTFLGIAIPTLFGAVIGMLIGNSAVGYQPWNEAYEQSSLGGLLNVMFSRWNGFGKFLLVVFWLSLITNNTINNYSSALSVQLIDDFFFKYFPRWFIVVIIFVITLVCSLVGRNSFSVILSNFLPMLGYWISIYATLLLEENVIFRSTRLVRLYRYELYGDDKSPVDTSTTTTGMATKGEKLEETTIKVPRDHDHGHDHDHDHEDPAAEYPPPYSTTKSIPYYNFEVWNDKKYHTHGIAAFISFCCGVAGAVMGMYQAYYIGPLAKLIGEDAADIGTFLCIGFTGLIYPVFRYAELKRYGK; encoded by the coding sequence ATGTCTCCGATTTTAAGGGCGATGAATTCCGTGTCCAAATGGTTGGATTCTCATGGAGGTGAGAGCAGAGGTATTCATAGGTACTTACCAGAGGAAAGAGCCAATACCAATTTGACAAGGGCCTTCATATCGATCTATGGACTTTGGATATCTGGCTGTGGTGGCCTTACGTCAATGTCCTCATACTTTTTGGGACCTTTACTATTTGGTTTGGGTTACAAAGATACTTTACTATGTGGTATCTTTGGTACTATTTTTGGATGCTTAGTTGCAGCCTATTGTGCCACTATGGGTCCTCGTTCAGGATTACGTCAGATGTGCTCTGCTCGATACCTTTTTGGACCTTATATGGTGAGATTTGTTTCCCTTATTACCATTATTGGTTTTCTTGGTTGGTCGGTAACAAATTCAGTTCTAGGCGGTGAGATCCTTTCAGAGATAAATGGAGGTGGACTCAGCTTAAGCTTGGGGGTTACTATTGTATGCCTAGTCAGCCTTGTGGTGGCAATTTTTGGCATACACTATTTACTGAAGTTCGAGTCTTTGGTTGGGTTGCTTGTTATTATCGTGGTTATGCTTATGTATATTATTGCAGGACCTTATGTCACTCAGTACCACAaccttcaaagtcttccaGGAACAAATGCTGTCACCAAAATTGGTGCCCGAATCTCATTCTTTAACTTGGCTTACTCTGTCACTGCTACTTGGGGAGGATGTGCTGCTGATTATTATGTGGTTCTTCCAGAGACAGTGACTCAGAGGCGTGTGTTCATCTCCACGTTTTTGGGTATCGCAATTCCAACTTTGTTTGGCGCTGTTATTGGTATGCTCATAGGAAATTCAGCTGTTGGTTATCAGCCTTGGAACGAGGCTTACGAACAAAGCTCCTTAGGTGGTTTGCTCAACGTGATGTTTAGTAGATGGAATGGCTTCGGTAAGTTCTTATTGGTGGTTTTCTGGCTCTCTTTAATAACCAATAACACCATTAATAACTACTCTTCTGCTCTTAGTGTTCAGTTGATAGACgactttttcttcaaatacttcCCCAGATGGTTCATAGTGGTGATAATTTTTGTCATTACATTAGTCTGTTCTTTGGTTGGAAGAAACTCGTTCAGTGTCATTctctccaacttcttacCTATGCTAGGCTACTGGATAAGTATTTACGCTACGCTCCTTTTGGAGGAGAACGTGATCTTCCGGTCTACGAGACTCGTCAGGTTGTACAGATACGAGTTGTATGGCGATGACAAGTCGCCTGTTGACACTAGCACGACAACGACTGGAATGGCTACGAAGGGTGAAAAACTCGAGGAAACAACGATCAAAGTTCCACGTGACCATGACCATGGCCATGACCACGACCACGACCACGAAGACCCTGCTGCGGAGTATCCTCCTCCTTATTCTACAACGAAGAGTATCCCATACTACAACTTTGAGGTGTGGAACGATAAAAAATACCACACTCATGGTATTGCAGCGTTTATCTCATTCTGTTGTGGAGTTGCTGGTGCCGTGATGGGAATGTACCAGGCATACTACATAGGTCCATTAGCCAAACTTATCGGAGAAGATGCAGCTGATATTGGAACATTCTTGTGCATAGGATTCACCGGATTAATCTATCCAGTTTTTAGATATGCGGAGTTGAAACGGTATGGAAAGTAG
- a CDS encoding uncharacterized protein (EggNog:ENOG41) has translation MTGKVLQNTNESFSVASTVDSTNLLANSGLSDITLTPIKSLKDVQTHNPTELTETLRRAQNGETFLPEQINFLGPGSGVPKRKIVFPQAFSSPKHSNSGVSLSFFNSQPGLQLSQTSSGTLNPVKGAYNIFDKRKVSNSTPGRKRKRKRILTPETSQGVINRSLHEPQEYLDRANKETPQNRTEPSSSSPSPSPVSSSLSLTQKLLTDPQCITNLTLIIQILLNALIFTCFILVILMCFLSVKRDVDHKVQTYVNDLIHQINGCRREYLRNNCAPEMRVPALESSCNEWENCMGQDPESVITSVAYFEVMAECMNAFFHNLSFRTLISMAVLLLCSVVLPNVLFNKFRSTSSNTTTNNTTYYNITHDQSTQQSPVRSDFSGSPRRLIDNTVFFTPMQGPEPVQAGSQTATGRLSGGLLTPSPKKSSETSVRFNPNVSYSFYDSEYTGNNTSYVDASPTLKVRNRNRY, from the coding sequence ATGACGGGCAAAGTGCTACAGAATACAAACGAATCGTTTTCAGTAGCGTCTACTGTGGATTCTACCAATCTCTTGGCCAACTCTGGTCTCTCCGACATCACATTAACCCCGATCAAAAGCCTCAAGGATGTTCAAACGCACAATCCAACAGAACTAACAGAAACTCTCCGTAGAGCGCAAAACGGCGAGACTTTTCTTCCCGAGCAGATAAACTTCCTTGGCCCAGGTTCCGGTGTTCCGAAGAGGAAGATTGTGTTCCCCCAGGCCTTTTCCAGTCCAAAGCACTCCAATTCTGGAGTTAGTCTGtcctttttcaactctcaACCCGGTTTACAGCTTTCTCAAACTAGTTCGGGAACTTTAAACCCTGTTAAAGGTGCCTATAATATTTTTGATAAGCGAAAGGTGTCAAATTCAACTCCTGGtagaaaaaggaaaagaaagagaatacTGACTCCAGAGACTAGTCAAGGTGTCATCAATCGTTCTCTTCATGAACCTCAAGAATATTTGGACCGCGCAAACAAGGAAACGCCTCAAAATCGAACAGaaccttcaagttcttcaccttcaccCTCGCCTGTCTCCAGCTCTCTCTCGCTTACTCAGAAACTTCTCACAGACCCTCAGTGCATCACCAATCTTACGCTTATCATTCAGATCCTTCTTAATGCACTCATATTTACGTGCTTTATCCTAGTGATTCTCATGTGCTTCCTATCAGTCAAGCGTGACGTGGATCACAAAGTCCAAACCTATGTCAACGATCTCATTCACCAGATCAACGGATGCAGAAGAGAGTACTTACGAAACAACTGTGCACCAGAAATGCGTGTTCCTGCGCTCGAAAGCTCTTGTAACGAATGGGAAAATTGCATGGGCCAGGATCCTGAATCAGTCATCACTTCTGTGGCATATTTCGAGGTCATGGCTGAATGTATGAACGCTTTCTTTCACAACCTCAGCTTTAGAACTCTCATAAGCATGGCAGTACTACTTCTTTGTTCGGTGGTACTTCCAAACGTCTTGTTCAATAAGTTCAGATCCACCAGCAGCAATACTACTACCAATAACACCACCTACTACAATATAACTCATGATCAGTCCACTCAGCAGAGTCCTGTACGGTCTGATTTTTCTGGATCGCCACGAAGATTGATCGACAATACAGTGTTTTTCACTCCCATGCAAGGCCCAGAACCTGTTCAAGCAGGCTCCCAAACTGCCACTGGCAGACTCAGTGGAGGACTTCTTACACCTTCTCCCAAAAAGAGCAGCGAAACTAGCGTTAGATTTAACCCCAATGTCAGCTACAGTTTCTACGATAGTGAATATACAGGTAATAACACTAGCTATGTGGACGCTAGTCCCACCCTGAAGGTGCGGAATAGAAATAGATACTAA
- a CDS encoding uncharacterized protein (BUSCO:EOG09340G62) yields MDDLLELLVNLMSPDNGLRTRSELQFKHMIESDPDSSLYNLAQVGLNHSVDATVRLASILHLKRYTPKYWSAAFDKYVGPKTTNQHVKQTVRDALFTLLADDSSKIRSAAAYAMVQIAVVDYPDEWPDLLNKLYDSIINKRDNTSAVLGSLSALHQLFDDLITDEQFFQGGLAVEMMKTCEIMLTSDAYTIDVKVATLPLVKSIIDMLEDSAYYEDSQRRNFINTVIPKMLELLSGLSLQITASPTSFLGNIMLWDFKSKLYECLNALVNSFSKFLKSKGSSLIDVVTADLSKEQPLYNSLCCNNQVSTESLVESAFSDLELFRHTEKEGATPVDIVVATIRSQVEFLQSLLELQPLERSEKLSVLIDLFTKLNFLTSDKAADYQSDFNEFVTDETDLSIAATVRSSLIGFFTELNGQDNALAIDILVRQLTSHPNEPQVLESLTVLLTCSFDNDTEIATQPSFSLKDLFDFITSCIDDIFHRPDNFSEILLANFVILLPKFLMKYSQNNANLRSLAVPSLKRTISYLDNIDGNSDDYQLLKSALVISFQYYNQFIRTKEFDNEIQFKMMGIINQLKDDSEEDTNIMTLEAFTVLISIDNKALSSSDDAFLLILAIGYKDCSNFSLNTPTLECISDLIKNLPLENYMTLSSKVLVLLIPIISHCSGEYSAEVDLTLQILAEYVKGPNDDFKLPHDFFEYVFSPICKFILRSEDDHLLQSASTAFNEIVRRSSCEIDRYGDAESGDTGNEMLLRIVAKFLKPGVSDQAIVNLGSLIVLIIDNFSGSDLIKRYFSDMLRGVTVRLLSSKEVPTIENMILIFNKLMTASPSQTLQFLKSFNLGGHDFSSALAEILPTWFQAFEVMRGYDKILDNIRAFSELLKLNDPILATIQVKGDLLPNQIPDDVILTRSMTKNIELKYQSIPADAKVIRLLVKELRFQLQSIRQEDNDVIAGAQTLVRKEVASAKEDTTEEEEEEEEESDWEDLDDVKAPSFSELQQYVEGENIDEGYLKRSGRANSDIKNYLVDFFKDCFVGKVTRFQEIYTHYLHGNDKKLLTESLVSS; encoded by the coding sequence AtggatgatcttcttgaactaCTCGTCAATTTGATGAGTCCGGATAACGGCTTGCGGACAAGGTCAGAGCTCCAGTTCAAACATATGATTGAATCTGATCCTGACTCTTCACTATACAATCTTGCCCAAGTTGGATTAAACCATTCCGTCGATGCGACTGTGAGATTGGCTTCtattcttcatttgaaaAGATACACTCCCAAGTACTGGTCGGCGGCATTTGATAAATATGTTGGTCCTAAGACTACAAATCAACATGTGAAGCAGACTGTGAGAGATGCCTTATTCACGTTGTTGGCCGATGATAGTTCCAAAATAAGAAGTGCCGCGGCCTATGCTATGGTTCAAATTGCCGTAGTTGATTACCCAGATGAGTGGCCTGATTTGCTGAACAAGTTGTATGACTCTATCATCAATAAACGGGATAATACGTCTGCCGTATTAGGTTCACTCTCTGCTCTTCATCAGTTGTTTGATGATCTCATCACTGATGAGCAGTTCTTCCAAGGAGGCCTAGCTGTTGAAATGATGAAAACCTGTGAAATAATGCTAACTTCTGATGCTTATACTATCGATGTTAAAGTAGCTACTTTACCGTTGGTTAAGTCTATTATAGATATGCTTGAGGATTCCGCTTATTATGAGGACTCTCAAAGGAGAAATTTTATTAATACCGTCATTCCAAAGATGCTAGAGCTGTTATCGGGGTTATCCCTGCAGATAACAGCTTCTCCAACTAGTTTTCTCGGTAATATCATGCTCTGGGATTTTAAGAGCAAATTGTATGAATGTCTCAACGCACTAGTGAACTCTTTCTCCAAATTCCTCAAAAGTAAAGGGTCCTCTTTGATTGATGTTGTTACTGCCGATCTTTCTAAAGAGCAGCCATTATACAACTCTTTATGTTGCAATAACCAAGTATCTACCGAATCGCTAGTGGAGTCAGCGTTCAGCGATTTGGAGCTGTTCAGGCACACCGAAAAAGAAGGTGCTACACCTGTCGACATTGTTGTGGCTACCATTCGTTCACAAGTTGAGTTTTTACAAAGCCTTCTTGAATTACAGCCCTTGGAAAGGTCTGAAAAGCTTTCTGtattgattgatttgttCACGAAGCTCAACTTTTTGACTTCCGATAAAGCTGCAGATTACCAAAGCGATTTCAATGAATTTGTCACGGATGAAACTGACCTGTCCATTGCTGCCACTGTCCGTAGCTCGTTGATAGGCTTTTTCACAGAACTAAATGGCCAAGACAACGCTTTGGCCATTGATATACTGGTGAGACAGTTGACTTCTCACCCCAATGAGCCGCAAGTCTTAGAATCGTTGACTGTTCTTTTGACATGCTCATTTGATAATGATACAGAAATTGCTACTCAAccctctttctctttaaaGGATCTTTTCGATTTCATCACCTCATGCATAGACGATATATTCCATCGTCCAGACAACTTTTCGGAAATTCTCCTTGCCAATTTTGTTATTTTGTTACCGAAGTTTCTCATGAAATACTCCCAGAATAATGCCAACCTTAGATCACTAGCAGTCccatctttgaagagaacaatATCTTATCTTGATAATATAGACGGCAATTCCGATGATTACCAGCTTCTAAAGAGCGCTCTGGTGAtatcttttcaatattACAATCAGTTTATCAGAACCAAAGAGTTCGATAACGAGATTCAGTTCAAAATGATGGGTATCATCAATCAACTCAAAGATGACTCAGAGGAAGACACCAATATCATGACGCTTGAAGCTTTCACCGTATTGATATCCATAGATAATAAGGCTCTGTCTTCGAGTGATGATGCATTTCTACTAATCCTTGCAATTGGATATAAGGATTGTTCGaatttctctttgaacaCACCTACTTTAGAGTGTATTTCCGACCTTATAAAGAATCTACCTCTGGAGAATTACATGACCCTCAGCTCCAAAGTCTTAGTTCTCTTGATCCCAATTATATCCCATTGTAGCGGGGAGTATTCTGCCGAAGTGGACCTTACTTTGCAGATTCTTGCTGAATATGTTAAGGGCCCCAACGATGACTTCAAGCTGCCACatgatttctttgagtATGTGTTTTCTCCAATTTGCAAGTTCATTTTGAGgagtgaagatgatcacCTTTTACAGAGTGCATCTACTGCCTTTAATGAGATTGTTCGTCGCAGTTCTTGTGAAATTGACCGGTATGGGGATGCTGAAAGCGGTGACACGGGCAATGAGATGCTCTTACGGATTGTTGCCAAATTTCTAAAACCGGGAGTGTCCGATCAAGCAATAGTTAACTTAGGCAGCTTGATCGTGTTGATAATAGACAACTTTAGTGGCAGTGACTTGATCAAGAGGTATTTTTCTGATATGCTTCGTGGGGTCACAGTCAGATTACTTAGCTCCAAAGAGGTGCCCACTATCGAAAACATGATTCTCATTTTCAATAAGTTGATGACAGCTAGTCCAAGCCAAACTTTGCAGTTCCTTAAGAGTTTCAACTTGGGAGGTCATGACTTTTCTTCCGCCTTGGCAGAGATTCTTCCAACATGGTTCCAGGCTTTTGAAGTAATGAGGGGTTACGATAAGATTCTCGATAATATTCGGGCTTTTTCAGAgcttttgaagttgaatgaTCCAATCTTAGCAACCATTCAAGTTAAAGGAGATCTTTTGCCTAATCAGATACCGGATGATGTTATACTGACCAGATCCATGACCAAAAACATCGAGTTGAAGTATCAATCGATTCCTGCTGATGCCAAGGTGATTCGATTGTTAGTTAAGGAGTTGAGGTTTCAACTTCAATCAATTAGACAGGAAGACAACGATGTCATTGCAGGTGCGCAAACTTTGGTTCGAAAAGAAGTGGCTTCTGCTAAAGAAGACACcaccgaagaagaagaagaagaagaagaggaaagtgATTGggaagatcttgatgatgtcaaAGCTCCGTCTTTTAGCGAACTACAGCAATACGTTGAAGGGGAAAACATTGATGAGGGATACTTGAAGAGGTCGGGAAGGGCAAACAGCGACATCAAAAACTACTTAGTTGATTTCTTTAAGGATTGCTTTGTTGGTAAGGTGACCAGATTCCAAGAAATATATACACACTACCTTCACGGCAATGACAAGAAGCTCCTTACCGAGTCGCTAGTCTCCTCTTAG